In a single window of the Canis lupus dingo isolate Sandy chromosome 18, ASM325472v2, whole genome shotgun sequence genome:
- the SYPL1 gene encoding synaptophysin-like protein 1 isoform X2 — MIDFVVTLVAAFLWLVSTSAWAKALTDIKIATGHGIVKELQPCNHQGVTCYFGSVTSMGSLNVSVIFGFLNMILWGGNAWFVYKETSLHSPSNTSASHGQGGIPPPSGI, encoded by the exons ATGATT gaCTTTGTTGTTACTCTTGTTGCTGCTTTTCTGTGGTTGGTGAGCACTTCAGCCTGGGCTAAAGCTCTTACAGATATTAAAATAGCTACTGGTCATGGTATTGTCAAGGAACTTCAGCCTTGTAATCATCAAGGAGTGACGTGTTATTTTGGCTCCGTGACTAGTATGGGATCCCTGAATGTATCTGTG atCTTTGGCTTTCTGAATATGATACTTTGGGGAGGAAATGCATGGTTTGTATACAAGGAGACCAGTTTACACAGTCCATCAAATACTTCTGCTTCCCACGGCCAAGGAGGTATTCCACCTCCTTCTGGAATATAA